From Varibaculum massiliense, a single genomic window includes:
- the cydB gene encoding cytochrome d ubiquinol oxidase subunit II, with protein sequence MTILQVIWFILIAVLWTGYLVLEGFGVGAGMVMPMVAKTDRERSQVQKTFGPVWDGNEVWLLTAGGATFAAFPEWYATMFSGMYLALFLILFCLIIRICAIEWRTKVASAAWRGRWDSWQTIVAWLVPILFGVAFANLVQGMNIAITQYNTPGEAVAGAADLSKHVHNFTSQGAPAGSVFLSLLTPYTIAGGVMLALVFATQGLAFLALRTTGEVQNRAKNLLGKFAIADTVLVAVAALWGQFLYASQAMAWIPLIIAALAFVAAVLMALRGSEWGTLLAHSVGIAGAVAWIFTAMAPNAMKSSIKPEFSLTIWDASSSQSTLAIMLVIALVVVPIVLGYTYWSYTRMPLKITLEDLDENPGVPWDKIRQGASFLAES encoded by the coding sequence ATGACTATTCTACAAGTTATTTGGTTCATCCTGATCGCCGTCCTGTGGACTGGCTATCTGGTACTGGAAGGATTCGGGGTAGGCGCCGGCATGGTCATGCCGATGGTAGCCAAGACTGACCGGGAACGCTCTCAGGTACAAAAAACCTTTGGTCCGGTTTGGGATGGTAACGAGGTTTGGTTGCTAACTGCCGGGGGCGCCACTTTCGCCGCCTTCCCGGAATGGTATGCCACCATGTTCTCCGGAATGTACCTAGCGCTATTCTTGATCCTGTTCTGCTTAATCATCCGTATTTGCGCGATTGAGTGGCGCACCAAAGTAGCTTCGGCTGCTTGGCGGGGTCGCTGGGACAGCTGGCAGACCATTGTGGCTTGGCTAGTTCCGATTCTGTTCGGCGTAGCCTTTGCCAACCTGGTTCAGGGCATGAACATTGCGATTACCCAATACAACACCCCGGGTGAAGCCGTGGCGGGAGCTGCTGACCTCAGCAAGCACGTCCACAACTTCACTTCACAGGGCGCTCCTGCCGGTAGTGTGTTCCTCTCGCTGCTAACCCCCTACACCATTGCCGGTGGGGTCATGCTAGCGCTGGTATTCGCTACTCAGGGTCTGGCTTTCTTGGCGCTACGCACCACTGGTGAAGTACAGAACCGCGCTAAGAACCTACTCGGCAAGTTCGCGATTGCGGACACCGTGTTGGTTGCCGTAGCTGCGCTTTGGGGTCAATTCCTGTACGCCTCCCAAGCCATGGCTTGGATCCCGCTGATCATTGCCGCCTTGGCATTTGTCGCCGCGGTGTTGATGGCTCTTCGCGGCTCCGAATGGGGTACCTTGCTCGCCCACTCCGTCGGAATCGCTGGGGCAGTAGCGTGGATCTTTACCGCGATGGCACCCAACGCAATGAAGTCTTCCATCAAGCCAGAGTTCTCTCTGACTATCTGGGATGCTTCCTCTTCGCAGTCCACTTTGGCGATTATGCTAGTGATCGCGCTGGTAGTGGTACCCATCGTTTTGGGTTACACCTACTGGAGCTACACGCGGATGCCACTGAAGATTACTCTTGAGGATCTGGACGAAAACCCGGGTGTCCCCTGGGACAAGATTCGTCAGGGTGCTTCTTTCCTCGCGGAAAGCTAG
- the cydC gene encoding thiol reductant ABC exporter subunit CydC, whose protein sequence is MKTWFITAQERQALKRAIKLLELKPGTLFLACFLGAAGLGASIALGATAAWLIARASQMPPVLYLEVAVVSVRFFGISKAVFRYLERLASHQLGVSGMTTLRTNLYKTLSHSDTARIASLRRGDILDRMGTDVDNIGDFVVKSLLPAMVATIVGVITVVGISLVDWRAGLFLTLGLLLSGVVGPLFTIRSTRIAQHRETESRAHISEVAMTIVDGAAQITVDGQTQQVLAGLSDLEDQLYDAKDATAKPAAWAAAIDVFGMLMSVIMAAYFGIFAVNDQSIPEVMLAVLALTPLSAFEGTSQLGSAAQQLVISATSAVRIMNMLPPEEQVKAAEETEEVLTENCKPSEPSILEAKDLAIGWPGGPVVADEINLRLAPGDHLAIVGQSGIGKTTLLYTLAGLLKPVAGSVKIDGVDISSLPRTQAAANFVITPEDAHIFETTILENLRVANGQLSVSEGEELLIEAGLGDWLSSLPEGIETELGSGATTISGGERRRILLARALAAKAPLLALDEPGEHLDPETADALLRDLLTAGSEDHQRGVILVTHRLTPLDQADQVFIMDKPHGSPDEPATFVAQGTHRELLESHQGYAWSLRQEQVDVF, encoded by the coding sequence ATGAAGACTTGGTTTATTACTGCTCAGGAACGCCAGGCACTTAAGCGGGCGATTAAACTTTTGGAACTTAAACCGGGAACTTTGTTCCTCGCCTGTTTTTTGGGTGCTGCCGGATTGGGCGCTTCAATTGCTCTGGGGGCGACTGCCGCCTGGTTGATTGCGCGCGCCTCGCAAATGCCGCCCGTCCTCTACCTAGAGGTAGCAGTGGTATCGGTGCGTTTCTTCGGGATTTCGAAAGCAGTCTTCCGCTATTTAGAGCGCCTTGCCTCCCACCAGTTGGGGGTTTCCGGAATGACCACCCTGCGCACTAACCTATACAAGACGCTTTCACATTCCGATACTGCCCGCATTGCCAGCCTGCGCCGCGGAGATATTCTCGACCGGATGGGAACCGATGTTGATAATATCGGCGATTTCGTAGTCAAAAGTCTGCTGCCGGCAATGGTAGCCACTATCGTGGGGGTAATTACGGTAGTGGGAATTTCGCTAGTAGATTGGCGCGCCGGACTGTTCTTAACCCTGGGATTGCTGCTGTCGGGAGTGGTGGGACCGTTATTTACTATTCGCTCTACCCGGATTGCCCAACACCGGGAAACCGAGAGTCGCGCCCACATTTCGGAAGTGGCAATGACCATTGTTGATGGCGCTGCTCAAATCACAGTTGACGGGCAAACCCAGCAGGTGCTTGCGGGCCTATCCGATTTAGAAGATCAACTGTATGACGCGAAAGATGCCACCGCGAAACCTGCAGCTTGGGCGGCCGCTATCGACGTATTCGGCATGCTGATGTCGGTGATTATGGCGGCTTATTTCGGGATTTTTGCGGTCAATGATCAATCAATCCCCGAGGTGATGCTGGCAGTGTTGGCGCTTACTCCCCTTTCTGCTTTCGAGGGTACCTCCCAGCTAGGTTCTGCCGCCCAACAGTTGGTGATTTCAGCGACTTCCGCCGTGCGAATCATGAATATGTTGCCTCCGGAAGAGCAAGTAAAAGCTGCTGAAGAAACCGAAGAAGTGTTGACGGAAAACTGCAAGCCGAGCGAACCCAGCATTTTAGAAGCCAAGGATTTGGCTATCGGCTGGCCGGGCGGTCCGGTGGTGGCTGACGAGATTAATCTGCGCCTGGCTCCCGGGGATCACCTGGCGATTGTGGGTCAGTCTGGCATTGGGAAAACCACGCTGCTTTATACCTTAGCTGGCCTGCTAAAACCGGTTGCTGGGAGCGTGAAAATTGACGGAGTAGATATTTCTTCTCTGCCGCGTACGCAAGCGGCGGCTAATTTCGTGATTACCCCCGAGGACGCCCATATATTCGAAACCACCATTTTGGAAAACTTGCGGGTGGCTAACGGTCAGCTTTCCGTCTCCGAGGGCGAAGAACTCTTGATAGAAGCCGGTTTAGGTGATTGGCTTTCCTCGCTACCAGAGGGTATCGAAACCGAGTTAGGTTCGGGAGCAACCACTATTTCTGGTGGGGAACGCCGCCGCATTCTGCTGGCACGCGCCCTAGCCGCTAAAGCTCCACTGCTAGCTCTAGACGAGCCGGGCGAACACTTAGATCCGGAAACTGCCGATGCGCTACTGCGTGATTTACTTACTGCCGGCAGCGAAGATCATCAGCGGGGAGTCATTCTGGTTACCCACCGCCTCACCCCACTTGACCAGGCAGATCAGGTTTTCATTATGGATAAACCGCATGGCAGCCCGGACGAACCGGCAACTTTCGTAGCCCAAGGTACCCATCGGGAGCTGCTGGAAAGTCACCAAGGATATGCTTGGAGCCTACGTCAGGAGCAAGTAGATGTCTTTTAA
- a CDS encoding Rne/Rng family ribonuclease, whose protein sequence is MFAAAPVPEVHVDEDVTREQETTSKRKGRKKGEDNNDKKSKTGKGKGEKKTRSAKKSRKDQDTAGDNGSGDNQKQSRTKEASASKDSSENGESQAARATQEETETSGSHRRRRRRTRGNAEAVDQIEQVKGSTRLEAKKQRRREGRREGRRPKIITESEYLARREAVDRTMLIRSKDGLNQIAVLEDNVLVEHYVSRHTQTTMVGSVYRGKVQNVLPSMEAAFVDLGRGRNAVLYAGEVNWDVAGMKGRPRRIEEALKSGDSITVQVTKDPIGHKGARLTSQVTLPGRFLVLVPGGSMTGISRKLPEGERRRLKKLLKVIVPKDFGVIIRTAAEGASEEQLRQDVQRLQRQWEKIEKNAASSKSAPYLLHGEPELALRVVRDVFNEDFQKLIVQGKETYRQVDSYVEEFAPDLRDRVEQWVSSDDIFAAHRVDEQLAKGMDRKVWLPSGGYLIIDRTEAMTVIDVNTGKYTGSGGTLEETVTRNNLESAEEIVRQLRLRDIGGIVVIDFVDMVLESNRDLVLRRLVECLGRDRTRHQVTEVTSLGLVQMTRKRVGEGLVEAFSTPCEHCEGRGFIVHSEPVENGENSDENLRSQGQKREARNEKRAKTDSKNRASMAKVAAAASKAHEDKPQSQQGDTDNTRHSLAKEPASPVNEKERKESVPHPQENAEAVQEVATPQKDAVKDTFEQHINPEESPEDVRGSEVVAKAPRMAATSGTVTHSSESAVMTIQSAGAVKAVSLEQLGAGAPTWEKKTESGEDNGGETPRRHAAVTA, encoded by the coding sequence ATGTTTGCGGCGGCTCCGGTTCCGGAAGTACACGTTGACGAGGACGTAACTCGTGAACAGGAAACAACTTCAAAGCGCAAGGGCAGGAAAAAGGGCGAAGACAACAACGATAAGAAAAGTAAAACCGGTAAAGGTAAAGGCGAGAAAAAGACGCGCAGCGCCAAAAAATCCCGTAAAGACCAGGACACTGCCGGCGATAACGGTTCCGGTGATAACCAGAAACAATCTCGCACCAAAGAGGCTTCTGCCTCGAAAGATAGCTCGGAGAATGGCGAATCCCAGGCGGCGCGGGCAACGCAAGAGGAAACTGAAACCAGTGGTAGCCACCGGCGGCGTCGGCGCCGCACGCGTGGTAATGCGGAAGCTGTCGACCAGATTGAGCAGGTCAAAGGGTCAACGCGCCTAGAAGCGAAGAAGCAGCGTCGCCGGGAGGGACGCCGCGAGGGACGCCGCCCCAAGATCATTACCGAATCTGAATATTTAGCGCGGCGCGAAGCGGTAGATCGCACGATGTTAATCCGCTCTAAAGACGGACTAAACCAGATTGCGGTTCTTGAGGACAACGTACTGGTTGAGCACTATGTGTCCCGGCATACCCAAACCACTATGGTGGGCTCGGTTTATCGCGGAAAAGTGCAAAACGTGTTGCCCTCTATGGAGGCAGCTTTCGTTGATTTAGGGCGCGGACGTAATGCGGTGCTTTACGCCGGGGAAGTCAATTGGGACGTCGCCGGGATGAAGGGTCGGCCACGCCGGATTGAAGAAGCCTTAAAATCTGGCGATTCGATTACCGTGCAAGTAACTAAAGATCCGATTGGACACAAGGGTGCGCGACTTACTTCCCAAGTAACCCTGCCAGGACGTTTCTTGGTGCTGGTGCCGGGGGGATCAATGACCGGAATTTCCCGGAAACTTCCCGAGGGGGAGCGGCGCCGCCTCAAGAAATTATTGAAAGTGATTGTGCCCAAGGACTTCGGGGTAATCATTAGGACGGCCGCCGAAGGCGCCAGTGAAGAGCAACTGCGCCAAGATGTGCAGCGTCTGCAAAGACAGTGGGAAAAAATCGAAAAGAACGCCGCGTCCTCCAAATCGGCACCCTACCTATTGCATGGAGAGCCGGAACTTGCCTTGCGGGTGGTACGTGACGTGTTCAATGAAGATTTCCAAAAGCTGATTGTGCAAGGCAAGGAAACTTATCGTCAAGTTGATTCCTATGTGGAAGAGTTCGCTCCCGATCTGCGCGATCGGGTGGAACAGTGGGTGAGCAGTGACGATATTTTTGCCGCGCACCGGGTAGATGAACAGCTGGCTAAAGGCATGGATCGGAAAGTGTGGTTGCCGTCAGGCGGCTACCTGATTATTGACCGTACCGAAGCGATGACGGTCATTGACGTTAACACCGGGAAATACACTGGTTCCGGGGGTACTTTAGAAGAAACCGTTACCCGCAACAACTTAGAATCCGCCGAGGAAATCGTGCGTCAGCTGCGACTGCGTGATATCGGGGGAATCGTGGTTATTGACTTTGTCGATATGGTGCTGGAATCCAACCGGGATTTGGTTTTGCGGCGGCTAGTAGAATGCCTAGGGCGAGATCGTACCCGCCACCAGGTCACGGAAGTTACTTCCCTAGGTCTGGTGCAAATGACCCGCAAGCGGGTAGGAGAAGGGCTGGTAGAGGCATTTTCTACTCCTTGTGAGCATTGCGAGGGACGCGGGTTTATTGTGCACTCGGAACCGGTAGAAAACGGAGAGAATAGCGACGAAAATTTGCGTTCTCAGGGGCAAAAACGCGAGGCGAGAAACGAGAAACGCGCAAAAACCGATTCTAAGAACCGGGCATCAATGGCGAAAGTAGCGGCAGCTGCCAGCAAGGCTCATGAGGACAAACCCCAAAGTCAACAGGGGGATACCGATAATACCCGGCATTCTTTAGCTAAAGAGCCAGCTAGCCCGGTGAATGAAAAGGAGCGGAAAGAATCGGTTCCTCATCCGCAGGAAAACGCTGAAGCTGTGCAAGAAGTAGCCACCCCCCAAAAAGATGCGGTAAAAGATACTTTTGAACAGCACATAAATCCAGAAGAATCACCAGAAGATGTTCGCGGAAGTGAGGTCGTTGCCAAAGCGCCTCGCATGGCCGCCACTTCCGGGACGGTTACGCACTCTTCTGAGAGCGCGGTGATGACTATTCAAAGTGCGGGTGCCGTCAAGGCGGTGAGCTTGGAACAGCTTGGTGCAGGTGCTCCTACCTGGGAAAAGAAGACGGAGTCCGGTGAAGATAATGGCGGGGAAACCCCCAGGCGTCACGCCGCAGTAACCGCTTAA
- the cydD gene encoding thiol reductant ABC exporter subunit CydD translates to MKPLDPKLLKYAKSARVAIAITAVTGIMQAGLVIAQCFLIAALISPVISLRQSWGQVAHFAFWLAIVSLARLALTYFRSYHQHRAAKKAIRELRGRVLAHCLKLGPRWLARKGTDTVTLATRGLEKLGPYFVDYIPQLILAVTVTPLVLLVMAFMDFWSALVAIITIPLIPIFMVIIGLMTQTASDRRLATMQHLGRQLLDLVAGLATLKSLGRHRGPEKQISSIGKTYTQTTMATLRIAFLSGAVLEFISILSVAIVAVTVGLRMVVGGLDLYTGLIAIMLAPEVYAPVREVGKFFHASADGLSASQSAFEILETPPATGGDKPAPKLEETTITIKDLGMRSRGAWAPNAVNMVIKPATITALVGKSGEGKTTTVMALLKQLSCDRGTITLTAASGKTLDLDEVSPDSWWEQTSWLPQMPLLLPGTLAQNIAESPAHLKELFPHGEPGEQVQRAANLAGFAEVVAKLPDGWNTFLRAGGEGLSVGQRQRLALVRALLSTKQLIALDEPSAHLDAHLVAQVAQVVQQLKDAGKTVVLIAHRKELAQIADQVVRISSVPFTAEEAEEYRDSQPQAAIASEAEIPEFLGSTRGLE, encoded by the coding sequence TTGAAACCACTTGATCCGAAACTGCTGAAATATGCTAAGTCTGCGCGGGTCGCCATTGCCATCACCGCAGTTACCGGCATTATGCAAGCAGGTCTAGTAATCGCCCAATGCTTTCTGATTGCAGCCTTAATTTCTCCAGTGATATCTTTGCGCCAGTCCTGGGGTCAAGTCGCCCACTTTGCTTTTTGGTTAGCGATTGTTTCCCTGGCGCGGCTAGCGCTCACCTATTTCCGTTCCTACCATCAACATCGGGCTGCCAAGAAAGCGATTCGAGAATTGCGTGGGCGGGTACTGGCTCATTGTTTAAAACTCGGTCCGCGTTGGCTGGCACGTAAAGGTACCGACACGGTAACGCTAGCTACCCGCGGTCTAGAAAAACTCGGTCCTTATTTCGTGGACTATATTCCGCAACTAATCTTGGCGGTCACGGTAACTCCCCTGGTGCTACTGGTAATGGCATTTATGGATTTTTGGTCAGCACTGGTAGCGATCATAACTATTCCTCTGATTCCGATATTTATGGTGATTATCGGGCTGATGACCCAGACTGCCTCGGATCGCCGCTTGGCCACTATGCAGCATTTGGGGCGGCAACTGCTCGATTTAGTTGCCGGTTTAGCCACTTTAAAGAGCCTGGGCAGGCATCGCGGTCCGGAAAAACAGATTTCCTCCATTGGGAAAACCTATACCCAAACCACGATGGCGACTTTACGGATCGCCTTCCTGTCAGGTGCCGTCCTGGAGTTCATTTCGATTCTTTCGGTAGCAATCGTGGCGGTCACCGTAGGCTTGCGGATGGTGGTTGGCGGCCTCGACCTCTACACCGGACTAATTGCGATTATGCTGGCTCCCGAGGTGTACGCACCGGTGCGGGAAGTCGGAAAATTCTTCCACGCCTCCGCCGATGGGCTTTCGGCCTCCCAATCTGCCTTCGAAATCTTGGAAACTCCCCCGGCTACCGGGGGTGATAAACCGGCTCCTAAGCTAGAAGAAACCACTATTACCATTAAGGATCTGGGGATGCGTTCGCGGGGAGCTTGGGCACCCAACGCCGTAAATATGGTGATTAAACCAGCTACAATCACCGCCTTAGTGGGCAAATCTGGCGAAGGTAAAACCACTACCGTGATGGCGTTATTAAAACAGCTCTCCTGTGACCGCGGCACTATTACCCTCACCGCTGCCTCTGGCAAAACCCTGGATTTAGATGAGGTTTCCCCGGATTCTTGGTGGGAGCAAACCTCTTGGCTACCGCAGATGCCGCTACTTTTGCCGGGAACTTTAGCCCAAAATATTGCGGAGAGCCCCGCCCACCTGAAGGAATTATTTCCGCATGGCGAACCTGGCGAGCAGGTGCAGCGAGCTGCTAATCTCGCAGGTTTTGCCGAGGTAGTAGCGAAGCTACCAGACGGCTGGAACACTTTCTTACGCGCCGGCGGGGAAGGCCTGTCGGTAGGTCAGCGCCAACGCCTCGCCCTAGTACGAGCGTTACTGTCTACTAAACAGTTAATCGCCCTGGATGAGCCTTCTGCCCACCTAGATGCGCATTTGGTTGCCCAGGTCGCCCAAGTTGTCCAGCAGCTAAAGGATGCGGGAAAAACCGTAGTTTTAATTGCTCACCGCAAAGAACTTGCCCAGATCGCAGACCAGGTAGTGCGGATTTCCTCGGTGCCCTTTACCGCTGAGGAGGCCGAGGAATATCGCGATAGCCAGCCGCAGGCAGCCATAGCCAGTGAGGCGGAGATTCCTGAATTCTTAGGTTCGACCCGGGGGTTGGAATAA
- a CDS encoding cytochrome ubiquinol oxidase subunit I, translating into MTIASTALDATMLARWQFGITTVYHFILVPFTIGMSLLVAIMQTKWHKTGEEYWLKATRFFGKLFLINFALGVATGIVQEFQFGMNWSEYSRFVGDIFGAPLACEALISFFMESTFLGLWIFGWGRLSKKAHLTCAWLVFVGVNTSALWIIGANSWMQHPVGATFDPETGRAQLDGLAGFFQVLLNPVLWAAYTHVLTTSWLLVGTFVAGIAIWWMVRSANAGAETEARDIWRPIARFGMLVMIIGGLLTAVTGHIQGQLVAKHQPAKMAAAEALCETPNAGEGAPFTIAAFGPLDAKCDQISKIGEVPGVYSFMATNSFTGKVEGLDTLNQQYGSVFSEILSQRGYDMQSQPVDFSPNIIFSFWSFRLMMLFGIFSAILAIWGLIATKNGKISKSTGLGKFAIWCLPMPYLATTFGWLFTEWGRQPFIVHPTDMQVDGSSVFMLTEHGLSFAVPAWQVLVTMLGFTLIYLALGIVWFLLIKRYVKEGIHVTANEKAVHGEDAGKNLSFAY; encoded by the coding sequence ATGACTATTGCTTCAACAGCATTAGATGCCACCATGTTGGCGCGATGGCAGTTCGGTATTACTACCGTCTACCATTTCATCCTGGTTCCGTTCACCATCGGCATGTCCCTCCTAGTTGCCATTATGCAAACGAAATGGCACAAGACCGGCGAGGAATATTGGCTGAAGGCGACACGGTTCTTTGGGAAACTGTTCCTAATTAACTTTGCACTCGGTGTAGCCACCGGTATCGTGCAAGAATTCCAGTTCGGCATGAACTGGTCAGAGTACTCCCGCTTTGTAGGCGACATCTTCGGTGCGCCGCTAGCGTGCGAGGCTCTAATCTCCTTCTTTATGGAGTCCACCTTCCTGGGTCTGTGGATCTTCGGCTGGGGCCGGCTATCTAAGAAGGCACACCTTACGTGCGCCTGGCTGGTCTTTGTCGGGGTTAACACTTCAGCTCTCTGGATTATCGGGGCAAACTCCTGGATGCAGCACCCGGTAGGGGCAACCTTTGATCCGGAAACCGGCCGTGCGCAGTTGGACGGTCTGGCTGGATTCTTCCAGGTACTGCTTAACCCGGTATTGTGGGCGGCCTACACTCACGTTCTAACTACCTCTTGGCTACTGGTTGGCACCTTCGTTGCCGGTATTGCTATTTGGTGGATGGTTCGCTCTGCCAATGCCGGCGCCGAAACCGAGGCTCGTGATATTTGGCGTCCAATCGCCCGCTTCGGCATGCTGGTCATGATTATTGGTGGTCTGCTAACCGCAGTCACCGGACACATACAAGGTCAGCTGGTTGCCAAGCACCAGCCGGCCAAGATGGCTGCCGCGGAGGCTCTATGTGAGACTCCGAACGCTGGAGAAGGCGCGCCCTTTACTATTGCCGCTTTCGGACCGCTAGACGCTAAATGCGATCAAATCTCCAAGATTGGCGAAGTTCCCGGGGTTTACTCCTTCATGGCTACCAACTCCTTTACCGGAAAGGTAGAGGGTCTGGATACTTTGAACCAGCAATACGGCTCCGTGTTCTCGGAGATTCTCAGCCAGCGTGGCTACGATATGCAGTCCCAGCCGGTTGATTTCAGCCCGAACATTATCTTCAGCTTCTGGAGCTTCCGCCTGATGATGCTATTCGGCATCTTCTCGGCAATCCTGGCGATTTGGGGTCTGATTGCCACCAAGAACGGCAAGATTTCTAAGTCCACCGGATTGGGCAAGTTCGCTATTTGGTGCTTGCCGATGCCCTACCTGGCTACCACCTTCGGCTGGCTATTCACCGAATGGGGTCGTCAGCCGTTCATCGTGCACCCGACAGATATGCAAGTTGATGGTTCCTCGGTATTTATGCTTACCGAGCATGGGCTTTCGTTCGCCGTCCCCGCCTGGCAGGTACTGGTTACCATGTTGGGCTTCACGCTGATCTACTTGGCACTAGGCATCGTCTGGTTCCTGTTGATCAAGCGTTACGTTAAGGAAGGTATCCACGTCACTGCCAATGAAAAGGCGGTACACGGCGAGGATGCTGGCAAGAACCTAAGCTTTGCTTACTAG
- a CDS encoding GAF domain-containing sensor histidine kinase, whose product MSFKELPASANASFPDSGSVASGRDNADAPSPIDIPPVLNSDAGHHSPLPADSTQLISSVLQLMGNLEQDKVLQAFVDQACAVTSSPYGALSILGSRGETSAFYIHGLSAAEYESLGDPPIGRGIIGAIPVNNGIISNDLHSDPRFTGYPPTHPEMVSFLGVPLRIHEQVYGRLYLCNRPGGYRQQDLAYVSALATLAAVAVENSRLYEVSRSRERWTRVSQQLTTILLEGTEEEDALQFIAKSVREVADADTALLVLPSVGDSWVCEIASGYAASDLIGVTFPPHGRARTVLAEGQGLIVDSLARATTMRVPELARFGAALYAPLLAGSHAIGVLLLLRLPEKPEFDPAVLEMAEQVATQAALALEIAGAKHAADIATLLDERAKIGEDLHDLAIQQLFATGMQLERIRAAFASGANLDSAHAESLMQDALASVDDSVKQIRAIVHNLREPDAAVDLVERLRREASLARRLLGFAPSFVLDIDGETLSSADPSREEILIEEVDQRLSHDISDDVVAVVRETLSNTARHAGASSAQVVVTINGMGTNGSIRVEVTDDGHGLDPAVTRRSGLDNLKSRARRHGGLCLIQPALPRGLKIIWEVPLS is encoded by the coding sequence ATGTCTTTTAAGGAACTGCCCGCCTCCGCTAACGCTAGCTTCCCTGATTCGGGTTCTGTAGCTAGCGGGCGAGACAATGCTGACGCGCCCTCACCAATCGATATTCCCCCGGTATTAAATAGCGATGCGGGGCATCACTCACCGCTGCCAGCAGATAGTACCCAACTGATTTCCTCGGTATTGCAGCTGATGGGAAACCTGGAACAAGATAAAGTTTTGCAGGCTTTCGTAGATCAGGCTTGTGCGGTTACCTCCTCCCCCTACGGGGCATTATCTATCCTGGGTTCTCGCGGAGAAACCAGCGCTTTTTATATCCACGGTTTGAGTGCCGCCGAGTACGAATCTCTGGGAGACCCCCCGATCGGTCGGGGAATAATCGGGGCAATCCCGGTGAATAACGGTATTATCTCTAACGATTTGCATTCCGACCCTCGTTTCACCGGATACCCGCCTACACACCCGGAAATGGTGTCGTTTTTGGGGGTACCGCTGCGTATCCACGAACAGGTCTACGGGCGCCTCTATCTGTGCAACCGACCCGGTGGCTACCGCCAGCAGGACTTAGCGTACGTATCGGCGCTAGCTACCCTGGCGGCGGTGGCGGTAGAAAATTCTCGCCTTTACGAAGTTTCACGTTCCCGCGAACGCTGGACCCGGGTATCTCAGCAGCTCACGACAATTTTATTAGAGGGAACTGAGGAAGAGGACGCGCTACAGTTCATCGCGAAATCGGTGCGGGAGGTAGCGGACGCGGATACGGCACTGCTGGTACTCCCCTCGGTGGGTGATTCCTGGGTGTGCGAGATTGCTTCTGGATACGCTGCTTCAGACCTGATCGGGGTGACCTTTCCTCCCCACGGGCGGGCGCGCACGGTACTGGCAGAAGGTCAAGGTTTAATCGTTGATTCGCTAGCGCGGGCAACCACTATGCGGGTGCCGGAGTTAGCTCGGTTCGGGGCGGCACTTTATGCTCCTTTACTAGCTGGTTCCCACGCCATTGGAGTTTTGTTGCTGCTGCGCCTGCCGGAAAAACCGGAGTTTGATCCGGCGGTATTAGAAATGGCGGAACAGGTTGCAACTCAGGCGGCTTTGGCTCTAGAGATTGCCGGGGCTAAACATGCTGCCGATATTGCTACGTTGCTAGATGAGCGCGCCAAAATCGGTGAAGATCTTCACGACCTGGCAATTCAGCAACTTTTTGCCACTGGCATGCAGTTGGAACGCATCCGCGCAGCTTTCGCTAGTGGCGCTAATCTGGATTCTGCGCACGCCGAATCCCTGATGCAAGATGCTCTGGCCAGTGTCGATGATTCGGTGAAACAGATTCGTGCTATCGTTCATAATCTGCGAGAACCGGACGCAGCAGTAGATTTGGTTGAGCGTTTGCGCCGGGAAGCCTCTCTAGCCCGCCGGCTTCTGGGATTTGCGCCCTCCTTCGTTTTAGATATCGATGGCGAAACGCTTTCCTCTGCTGATCCTTCTCGGGAAGAAATTTTGATTGAGGAAGTCGATCAGCGACTTAGCCACGATATTTCTGATGACGTGGTAGCGGTGGTGCGCGAAACTTTGTCTAATACGGCGCGCCATGCGGGAGCCTCCTCGGCCCAGGTAGTGGTAACCATTAACGGGATGGGTACTAATGGTTCTATTCGCGTAGAGGTAACCGATGATGGTCATGGTCTTGACCCTGCAGTTACTAGGCGTTCCGGGTTGGATAACCTGAAAAGTCGGGCGCGCCGCCACGGCGGACTCTGTCTGATTCAACCCGCGCTACCTCGAGGGTTAAAAATTATTTGGGAAGTTCCCCTTTCTTAG